From Cenarchaeum symbiont of Oopsacas minuta, the proteins below share one genomic window:
- a CDS encoding Glyoxalase-like domain-containing protein, with protein MHITRLGNVILAVKDLDKAVEFYHDVIGLPIKNQRRTWVDLGTTGALISLHPASLTAEHVGSSIDNGITIGFTVGDVTSAVEEIRSKNIPILRDVIERDAGKNAIIQDPDGYLVSLFEPTFKDAAQQAAGGYHGFTPS; from the coding sequence ATGCATATAACACGTCTTGGTAATGTAATACTAGCTGTTAAAGATTTAGACAAAGCCGTAGAATTTTATCATGATGTAATAGGTTTACCAATAAAAAATCAACGTAGGACTTGGGTAGATTTAGGAACGACAGGTGCACTCATTAGTTTACATCCTGCATCACTTACAGCAGAACATGTTGGAAGTTCTATCGATAATGGTATTACCATTGGATTTACTGTTGGAGATGTGACATCTGCTGTTGAAGAAATACGATCAAAAAACATACCCATACTTCGAGATGTAATAGAACGTGATGCAGGAAAAAACGCAATAATACAAGATCCAGATGGTTATCTAGTATCACTTTTTGAACCAACGTTCAAAGATGCCGCACAACAAGCAGCAGGCGGATATCATGGATTTACTCCAAGTTAG
- a CDS encoding Homeodomain-like domain-containing protein: protein MIARLHAMCLMQIRGLDMTETASSMFRTYQFVYKWHDRYQKYGLKGLEEGSRCGRPPLVCSHTMMQMEKTFTETGTMILPKQVREYIKNKTGITYHITHVYRIMRGWKLEAKVPQKNTRQRLHHTMNAIHGIGA from the coding sequence ATGATAGCACGATTGCATGCCATGTGTCTGATGCAGATACGTGGTCTGGACATGACAGAGACAGCATCTTCTATGTTCCGAACGTACCAGTTTGTATACAAATGGCACGATCGATATCAAAAATACGGACTCAAAGGCCTGGAGGAAGGGTCCAGATGCGGTCGTCCACCTTTGGTGTGCTCACACACCATGATGCAGATGGAAAAAACATTTACAGAAACAGGAACCATGATACTTCCAAAGCAGGTACGCGAATATATTAAAAATAAAACTGGAATTACATACCATATTACACATGTTTACAGAATTATGCGTGGATGGAAACTAGAAGCAAAAGTTCCACAAAAAAATACACGCCAGCGCCTACATCATACGATGAATGCTATACATGGTATAGGAGCATAA
- a CDS encoding Transposase, producing MSKRTKIFVQDESIVNSDGKMIKKYWCNEDERPIYRWKGDHRKFIAYGMISISGERFFRSYDKFDGPTFLRYVKDAVAKYGRIMIIADRASQHRTKDLERYVQENQDKIRIEYLPKASPQHNIMETIWFVAKQAMDHSEYYPQLEDKRSNFTKYLRTKKLPNNVTDYFKPKMEDFLTNL from the coding sequence ATGTCAAAGAGGACAAAAATTTTCGTCCAGGATGAGAGCATAGTCAACAGCGATGGAAAGATGATCAAAAAATACTGGTGCAACGAGGATGAGCGCCCCATCTATCGATGGAAGGGTGATCATCGAAAATTCATAGCATACGGAATGATCTCAATTTCTGGTGAGCGATTTTTTAGATCGTATGATAAATTTGATGGTCCAACATTTCTACGATACGTAAAAGATGCAGTTGCAAAATACGGTCGCATAATGATAATTGCTGACAGAGCCAGTCAACACAGAACAAAAGATCTTGAAAGATATGTGCAGGAAAACCAAGACAAAATTCGAATCGAATATCTTCCAAAAGCATCACCACAACACAACATCATGGAGACAATCTGGTTTGTTGCCAAGCAGGCTATGGATCATTCAGAGTACTATCCACAACTAGAGGATAAGAGAAGTAATTTCACGAAATATCTGAGAACAAAGAAACTGCCTAATAACGTTACAGATTATTTTAAACCAAAGATGGAGGATTTTTTAACGAACTTATGA
- a CDS encoding Transposase, whose translation MHLFVEFEKILSRGYISRPGMKGTLYGDSTGFAINGQRTWLDAKNGISSRRDYRKLHIVRAKNGMIIAHVVTDGRRHDAPVFEQMCKKIPQGSAYVILDAAYLSHTIFTLIEDGGRIPVIMPKKNIRVKGFDAMGRMLRWHRDDLQGFLKIYRKRIVWSISLLEFTFTAKFFDRHILNHVWTI comes from the coding sequence ATGCATCTTTTTGTAGAATTCGAGAAGATTTTATCACGTGGATACATCAGCAGACCTGGTATGAAAGGTACTTTGTATGGAGATTCTACTGGATTTGCAATAAATGGTCAACGTACATGGCTGGATGCAAAAAATGGTATTAGTTCTAGGCGTGATTATCGCAAACTACACATTGTGAGAGCAAAAAATGGTATGATCATAGCACATGTGGTTACTGATGGAAGACGTCATGATGCACCTGTATTTGAACAAATGTGTAAAAAAATACCACAAGGTTCAGCCTATGTGATACTTGATGCAGCATATCTTTCACATACTATATTCACACTCATCGAAGATGGTGGACGTATTCCTGTAATAATGCCAAAAAAAAATATTCGTGTAAAAGGATTTGATGCAATGGGCAGGATGCTCCGATGGCATCGTGATGATTTACAAGGATTCTTGAAAATATATCGCAAACGTATAGTGTGGAGCATAAGTCTTTTGGAATTCACATTCACCGCAAAGTTTTTTGATCGGCACATTCTCAATCATGTATGGACAATCTAA
- a CDS encoding transcriptional regulator AsnC family, with translation MVKAIILVKSSKKLIAAKLGKIDQIFESFPVSGQFDAVVRIDVEDLIKIKEIATEIQKMVGVERTETMIEVNSN, from the coding sequence ATGGTAAAGGCAATAATTTTAGTAAAATCATCAAAAAAATTAATTGCTGCCAAACTAGGCAAAATTGATCAAATATTTGAGTCATTTCCAGTTAGTGGTCAATTTGATGCAGTAGTTAGAATAGATGTTGAAGATCTGATCAAAATAAAAGAAATTGCCACAGAGATACAAAAGATGGTTGGCGTCGAACGTACAGAAACAATGATCGAGGTTAATTCTAATTGA